GAACATTTTCAATGACGATAGAAACCGGCGGTGGCAGGATAGGCTGCTTGTCCTTCCAGCCACAGTTCGTAGGGACAGGCAACTGCACAGTTGAGAAAAGGAATGCGGATTCCGCCATCCATGAGGGGGTAACCTTAGGGTCTGAGATAAACATGGTTTTCCTCGAGAAGTAATCGGCAACAAGCTCTGGCGCCACCCTGAAGATGGACACCAGCAGCTCGATCTGGAGGCTATCTACATCGGGCCGAAGGCACTGAATAAGGAATGAGAGGGAACCGTTCCGCACGGGGACAGACTCTCGGTATTTGTCGACGTAGATGGGGGAATCAAGGCCCAATTCAATGCatgcatcatcatcaacagccaAGGTCTCCGGATCGGCTCCGACGGGATACCAGCCAGTCTCGGGTAAGAGAACACCAAGCCCGGCAGTTTTGCACACGTTCATCATGACTCGGTGGATCTCATTGGCAATTACGACTCCTCCAGCATTAGGTTCATTTGACTCTCGATCATAGCCGTATAGTGTCACCAGTCGCTCAAGGTTGTGTCTGTTGAAAAACTTGCTCTTCGATTTGCGGGACAGAGCAGAATCTTGCACGATATCTCTCTCGATAGCCTTGATAATTTCTAGTACAGTGTCCCGCGGGTCCTTTCGGATATATTCGAGGAAAGACCTGGTGATCTTGTGCTGTTCGATGATATCATTCTTCTCGGAGGCATGCTGAACTCTCAGGTTCGCTAGCAGGTATCGCTGTGCGTTGCGTCTGAGGGTCGATTTGCTGGACTCATCTTCCGAAATCTCCTGCGCTTTGTTGGGGGTCAAGAAAACCTCCAGTCGCTTAAAGGTTATGTACCGCCGAAGGTACAGCTGCCGTGCCACTGCTCCTCCGTCAAAAGTCACAATCTCCGTAAGCAAACGGAGACATGGTGAGATCAAGTGTTCTTTAGACTTGGTTGCTGTCAGACCGCGGTTGAACAATCTCAGCTGGTCTTTCTGCAGCAGGTGCTTGCAAAGGGCGATTCCGAATTCCCTGAACTCCAGTTCCGACGAAATCGTCTTAAGGAAGATCGCAAGAACAGAAGGGACACTGGTCAGTAAAGGCTCATTGTTATTACTATCGCCAAATGACCACGATTGgatgatgtctgcaaagCACACTGAGGTCTCATCCTCCTTTCCGGAGTTGGTGATTTGCTTGTCGCAATAATCCTTGAGGACACGCAATTTCTCTGCTTTCTCGCTATCTCTTTCTGTGTGTGCAATTGACACCAGGAACTCTTTAAACTTTATTATACCTATCTGCTAGTCAGTTTTTGTTTAGCCTTGAAGCTTTGCAATCTGCCTCACCTTGCTTTGCCAACGGGGCGTTTTGCTGGACAGCGAGCAGGTCGCGCAATGAAGCAGCAGACTTGATATTGGATGTGACAGTTGCTTTCTCTGGCTTGAAGTCATCAagctttcttctcttcgccCGAGAGGGATGCTCTGTGATGTGCGACATGATTTGATGGGTTGGTGTTGTAacttatttttttttaaatcgCATCGACACTTTCAGCTTGCTGATTGGCCAGGGCCTTCCCGCCCGGTGCAAAACTGTGGATACACCGCCTCTTTCTGTCGGATGAATGTCGAGGCGGTGTGTCATAAGTCTCCATCAAGTGGAGACTTGATCATCTCCATCATTTTGCTGTGAACAGACAATGTCGATTTGGCATCTTGGAAATGACAGTTAATTCTCTACTGGTGGTGAGATCAATGGCCCCGATATATTTAACCTCCTTATCATCTGGCAGTGTCACATCTGACAGGCCCTTCAAATCTGTGTCTAACACAGACCATTTATTAGCCTGTATACCGCACGAGCGCTCCGCGATTGACTCGGTCACATTGCCCAAAAGCAGCTAGGCTAAGGGATACGCGGTAGAATTTGACAGCCGCCTCAGAGCAATTGCTTAACATTAGTCTAGGATTTTATTAAACTCCTGTTTCTCCGTAAGATTCCACAGGTCTTGTAGCGAGCATTATAGATACTTATCTCGCTGACCCTCACTGGGGGGTTTCTATAGGATATCCTATCTACTAAATAAATTGTTCCTAGGGCAATCGAGTGCGTTTCTTGGGATCCAGTGTGGGTCATAGGGGGTGAAAACTAAGTAGAAATAAGAGGAAGGCCGGATAAAACAGAGACGACCGAACTGAACATGTAAATGTCTTTTGTTACGGAAACGAGAAGCAAAAACGAAGTTccaaaaacatacaacagtgaggattcgctggtggtcacccacccaactactaactcaccggcgtgtggcttaagtacggctgagcggacgggaagccctgttttccacaccctatggtcgtatgtgttATATCAAACCATGAAGATCTTTATGATAGAGATCTGCTAGTTGGGTTTCAAACAACCCAGTGGTGAATGGAACAACCAGTAGTATTCACATCTAAATGCCATACAAGAATTAGATCCAAAAGAAGTAACTCCAATTTTTTAAGCTAAATGATTCAGCATAAAGTAGAAAGATTTAGAACGCAAGAAAGGAAAGTACAATTGCAGCCATAGCTGGTATATTGGAAACATAACAAAAATCAACCCCAAGttccaccaccgccacctCTGCCCTGCCGCCGCTGGGCAGAAATACGCCAATCGTCTTCGCCAGCAAAGCGATTGTGCAGAGGCTGGATACGCTCCGCCTTCTTACGCTTCGACAATCGATCCGTAGGTGCAACCTTGAAGAACGTGGGCGCCGCTTCTACAAGCCATTTTGGCTCAATGGCAGTAGTGCAATGCATGTACTCCTTGGTCGTGAGGACCAAGGTGTGGTAGATGACATGCTCGGCCGGCTTGCCGAACATCGCGGAACTGGGGTGCATGTATACGGGCGTTCCTTCGACCAGGGTCTTGTATCCTTCCTGGGGGTCCTTGCGCGCTGCGTTGCGGAAGAAGCCGGTGCACAGGGACTGTCGCACCTTCATGGTATCCCGACCGCAAGAGACGATACGGTGCTTGTAGCGGTTCATGATGCCCATCAGCTGCTGGCGCACATCTTGGGCGCGCTTGATTTGTCGTGCTTGGATAAAGTTCTCGAAACACCAGGAATTGTTGAAGCCTGCGTTCTTCCACCCATTGTAGACGTTGAGGAGGGTCAGATGATCGCCGTGCGGATCGTGGAATTTGGCCTTCTTCTGGTCTGCTTGTTGTTGCTTTTCCTTGGGGCGGTAGAAGACAGACTGAATTGATAGCATGGCGACAATGCTAAGCATTTCGTCGGAGCAGCCTGAATCCACAGATGCAATGAGCACCTTGGCAAGCGCAGGTTCCATTGGGAAATCGGCCATCTTTCGTCCGAGTCGAGTTAAAAGACCCTCATCATCAAGTGCTGACAAGGCATATAGTTCCTCGAGGGCTGTCAACATGGTGTTTGTAGGCGGTGGGTCCATGAAATCGAAGTGGAGGAGGTCGTTGATGCCCATTGCCTTGAGCATGAGAATGGTATGTGAGAGGTTCTGACGCTGAATTTCGGGAATGGTCGTTGGAAGCATTTCAGACTGATAGGCAGCCTCTGTATACAATCGGAAGCACTTTCCAGGTCCTGTTCTTCCAGCACGACCAGCTCTTTGCTTAGCTTGCGCTTGGGAAATTGGAGTCACCACAAGAGAATCCATGCCGAGCTTCGCATCGTAGGCGTTTTGTTTCACAAATCCGGGGTCAATGACGTAGTAAATCTGATCAATTGTGATTGAGGTCTCTGCAATATTGGTTGCAATGACAACTTTGCGTCCGCCTGGGGGGGCCGGATCGAAAATCCTACTCTGCATCTCACTTGGTAGTGCAGAATAGACAGGTAGGATGACCAACTCAGGAACGGTGGGTCCCAAGGCTTTCATGCGCTCGAATAAGATCTCACATGCTGTATCAATCTCTTCTTGGCCCGTTAAGAAAAGCAGAATGTCACCTTGCGGTTCTGTCAAGTGAATTTGCATAACAGTAATGAGCGCAGCATCCAGATAATCAGATTCGGGCTCCTTGGAGTACATGACTTCGACAGGGAAAGTTCGGCCAGGAATGGAGAAAATGGGACAGCCATGGAAGTATTCAGAGAACTTTTCAGCATCTAGTGTGGCAGACGTGATAATCAGTCTAAGGTCGGGTCGTCGTTTGACTGTCTTTTTCAACAATCCAAACAGAATATCAGTTGCAATTGTCCGCTCGTGCGCTTCGTCAAGCATGATAACGGAATATCTCTTGAGGTCTGGATCCAGAAGAATTTCTCTCTGAAGCATTCCATCGGTCATGTACTTGATCTTGGTATCTGGGCTGGTACAGTCCTCGAAACGGATGGTATATCCTACCTCTGCTCCGAGCTTGCAACCAACTTCCTCGGCCACACGTTTAGCCACTGACATGGCAGCAACGCGGCGAGGTTGTGTGCAACCAATCATTCCAGTATTTCCATATCCGCCCTCGGCCAGGTACTGCGTCAACTGCGTGGTTTTTCCAGAACCCGTATCTCCGACAACAATCATCATTTGATTGTCCTTCACTGCATCCAGCAACTGCTTCCGGAACTTGTATACGGGCAGACTCTCGCGTTGTTGTTTCATGGACATGGTCGTGCGCTTTCCAAAAGATGCGTTCTTGCCCATCGTTGCTCTCTTCCACTCTGGTACAGCCTCATCCTGCTTGGGCTGCTGAGCACTCCGAAGATCAGCGGCAAACTTTCGCTCTTCCGGTGCAACCATAGGATCCTGCCATTGTGCATTGAGATCGACATCCGCCGCTTTTTTGGCCGCCTTGTCCTGTGCTTCCTGCTGTTTCAATTCACGTCTCTCCTTAGCAAGGTTGGTGCCTGCCATTGCAGAACGGTTCATTGAACCATCGGGGGCCTTGACAACACGAATAGGAGAAAGTTCGAGGGATTGCTTCGTCTGGCCAGCCAAGAAAGGAGGCTCCTCGTCTTTGACCTCGATGTcgacatcttcctcctcttcgaAAGTGCCTTCGCCGGTGAGCGTTGCATTATATTCCTCGTCAATGTCCGGATAATCTGCTGCAGAGGCAACACCGGAGGCAATCAATTGTCTGATCTCCCAGCGCTCTGGCGAAGTCATGCGCTTTCGGTTTCTCATTGGCCGACCTCCAGACCCTTCAATAACGGGCACATCAGAGCCGAGACTGCCGTACCGGTCATCGGCGAATCCGCCATCGAGACGCTCCATATTTGCACCGGAAGCAAGGCGCTTCTGGGGAACAAGATCCATGCCTGTCACTTGATCCACCTCCTTCATGGACAGTCCAATGCGAGTGCCGTCGATGCTGGCCACTTTGACTTTGACTGGCTGTCCGCGCGAGACCAAATCTGAAGGATGATTCACTCGTGCTCCTTCTTGCATTGCTGAAACATGGACAAGACCATCCACCTTCCCCTTGACACCCTTCAGATTCACGAAAGCACCGAAATCTTTTACGCCCGTCACGGTTCCATCATAGATCTTGAAAAGAATGGGGTGATCATCCAGCTCGATAGGGGGGGGATGGCGgaaatcatcatcctcatgGCGATCACGATGTCTCCGACGGTCGCTATGGCCGTTGCGACGGCTGTCTTCCCGGTTGCCGCATTTTCCAATCGATCTACCGAACTCGTCCACGAGATCATCGGTCTTATTATACCGCTGGGCACTTCGAGACCTTGATCGCGAGCGGTACTTGTCTCTGCGCCGTCCCCGGCCATAATCGTTGTTCTCAGGGCTGCGGCTCCGCTTCCTGGTTCCACGGGCGTTCCTCGATGCATGTGGCTTGTCCTCCTTCGCTTTTCCTGCCAGGCCCTCAAGCATGGCGAAAGTGTCGTCCATCGCATCTGCTTGTGCATCAGCCTCGTCTGCCGCTTCGCGATCTGTGTAGTCTTCTTCCGCCCAGCGCTTCTCCGTATCGGGGACCGCAAGGCCCTTGAACACGCGGGACTTTTGCTCCAGAGCATCAAGTAAAGCCATGTCGTCGTTTGCACCAGAAGTTCTCTTGTCGTTCTCtgctttctttcccttgTACTTGGGGTGCATCGTGAGCACCATACGGTCGACACTCTCCAGGAGACTCTGAGGGAATTCGCCGCCCATGTCGTCGAAAAATTTCTTGAAATCGGAAAACTTGCCATTGCATTTAAGGTGCTGATCGATCACAAACTCTGCAAGGGTCTTGTCGGCGATTCCTAGGTGGTTCTCGAACTCGTTCGTCACGCGCGAGACGAGCGAGAACAGCTCCAGAGACTCGAGGTCATCCATGACGGGCGGCGGAACAAAAGAGATCCAACCAAATACCAAATGAGGCCAGCTTAGCTGGACAAGTGACGTGTAAATTGGCAGCCGTGCAAAACACTGCTACCCTGTAGCTCTTCGGAGGCCTGTCGCAGTCCGGGATCTTGAAGGCGGAAAATTAGTGTGGCCGAAGTTGCCACCGATAAGATAGGGGGGGTACGCGCGATTTATAGCACCTGAGCACCCACCTATCCACGGTCAGTGAGATTTCATTGTCGATTCATACTGTATTACAGTAAACATCAGAGACATTCAAACCAGTTCAGTCCAACATTCAACGCAAGTCGAAAGGGACACAAAATAGATCAGAAAGTAGCACTATAGAGGTCCCTACGTATTAGGTAGGCATTGAGCATTGGAGATCGGTTTTTTACATCTAATATACACATATCTTGTTATACATATTCATCACTCTTTAGGGACTTCTGTGTCATAGTAGGACTCTGTTGGGTCAGACTCCGAGTCGTCTAAATCGGAGGATAAGTTCTCTCCCTTGCCCTCTGCCTCCGGTGAAGACTCAAATAATGAGAGCTCGGCGTCGGACGATTCACCCTCTGCAGCCTCCGCAACCTCCGAGGCAGCTTCTTCCGGTAGATTGATTTCCATTTGCTCTCCTTCACCCGAAGGTTTCATCCAGTCTCCAGCAACTCCCATCCGTTCCTGCTCCAACAATTGTTTCTGCAGCGCAATCTGGCGCTTCAGAGAAGCACCCTTCCGCAACCTCTTGTTAGCGGAGAATTCAGTCAATGCCCGAACCATCCGCTCTTCGACAAGTTCTTTGACATGGCTTGCCAGAGTTCGGTCAGTGAATACACCACCAAATCGGAAACTGAGCCACAGGTACAAGATAACTGCCCTGTGAAGGCTCTCAAGATCATGCAAATAATCATTGCTGCCAGAAACGGGCTGCTCGATGACTTCCAAGTTGAGATAAGCAATGTCCAATAGCCGTCCTTCAAGGTGCTCAGCTACGCAGTCCGCCATAGCACCAGTAACATCACGCGAGCCTGAACTTTTACGGTCCATTGGAGAAACCATGAACTTTAATTGGTCCTCAAACGGTAGTCCTTTGACAGTGTCGATAATTTCAGCGTTTTCCAACTGACTGGAGGGGTCACACAAGAAGAACAAAGGGTTGACCTTGGCAATTTCCAAGACCCGCTTGATCAGATATTCGAAAGGTACACCTGGTGGGAAATAAGCCGCGAATTTCCGGAAGACAGATTCTGGGGGGAAGATGCCCGCCGCACTCAGCGGTGGGGGCTCCAATTTCATAGCCTGCTGGATGTATGGAAGGTCAACCTCTTCGAGGCAGGAGATCAGGCCCACGTTAGGCTCTTCATTTGTGCTTTCCGTGGCGTTGGCTGGACGATATCGACCAGCACGGCCACCGATTTGTTTGATTTCAGGGACAGTAAGCCGTTGAAGTCCAGTCGGGACACGCTTGACGAGGGTGTCAAAGATAACACGCTTGCAGCTCCTGTTGTGGGTTAGTATAGAAGCGCAAGACAAGCAGCGAGGGCAAAACTCACAGATTAAGACCCATGCCAATTGCGTCGCTTGCCACGAGGAAGTCATAGTCATTATCTGGGTCATTGAACAGATTCGCCTGTTGGGTCCGAATCTCTGCTGGCAGACCACCATAAACGATGGCCGCGCGTCTTCCAGTGGTCTTCTCGATGTCTGCTTTCATAGCGTGTATACCTTTCCGGGAGAAGACGACTATACAATCACCCTTTTCCAGACTATTGAGATTACCCTTCAAACTGTGCGGCATCACTTCCAAGGCGTTGAGACGTTCGTAGCGGTGAACCTCCAAATTATCTCCCGTGAGTGCACATAGCTCCCGAATCAATGGTACGGCTCGGGTCTCACCGCACAGGTGCAGTTCGGCTACCTGGGCACCAAGGAAAGCTCGAGTCCATGCCCATCCTCTGGATGAGTTAGCAATCATTTGGATCTCATCAATCACGCCAACATCGTATTCCTGCCCCAGGCTGACCATTTCAACAGTATTACTGGTGATGCGTGGCACTTGATCATCA
Above is a genomic segment from Penicillium digitatum chromosome 3, complete sequence containing:
- a CDS encoding RNA helicase-like splicing factor (HRH1), putative — protein: MDDLESLELFSLVSRVTNEFENHLGIADKTLAEFVIDQHLKCNGKFSDFKKFFDDMGGEFPQSLLESVDRMVLTMHPKYKGKKAENDKRTSGANDDMALLDALEQKSRVFKGLAVPDTEKRWAEEDYTDREAADEADAQADAMDDTFAMLEGLAGKAKEDKPHASRNARGTRKRSRSPENNDYGRGRRRDKYRSRSRSRSAQRYNKTDDLVDEFGRSIGKCGNREDSRRNGHSDRRRHRDRHEDDDFRHPPPIELDDHPILFKIYDGTVTGVKDFGAFVNLKGVKGKVDGLVHVSAMQEGARVNHPSDLVSRGQPVKVKVASIDGTRIGLSMKEVDQVTGMDLVPQKRLASGANMERLDGGFADDRYGSLGSDVPVIEGSGGRPMRNRKRMTSPERWEIRQLIASGVASAADYPDIDEEYNATLTGEGTFEEEEDVDIEVKDEEPPFLAGQTKQSLELSPIRVVKAPDGSMNRSAMAGTNLAKERRELKQQEAQDKAAKKAADVDLNAQWQDPMVAPEERKFAADLRSAQQPKQDEAVPEWKRATMGKNASFGKRTTMSMKQQRESLPVYKFRKQLLDAVKDNQMMIVVGDTGSGKTTQLTQYLAEGGYGNTGMIGCTQPRRVAAMSVAKRVAEEVGCKLGAEVGYTIRFEDCTSPDTKIKYMTDGMLQREILLDPDLKRYSVIMLDEAHERTIATDILFGLLKKTVKRRPDLRLIITSATLDAEKFSEYFHGCPIFSIPGRTFPVEVMYSKEPESDYLDAALITVMQIHLTEPQGDILLFLTGQEEIDTACEILFERMKALGPTVPELVILPVYSALPSEMQSRIFDPAPPGGRKVVIATNIAETSITIDQIYYVIDPGFVKQNAYDAKLGMDSLVVTPISQAQAKQRAGRAGRTGPGKCFRLYTEAAYQSEMLPTTIPEIQRQNLSHTILMLKAMGINDLLHFDFMDPPPTNTMLTALEELYALSALDDEGLLTRLGRKMADFPMEPALAKVLIASVDSGCSDEMLSIVAMLSIQSVFYRPKEKQQQADQKKAKFHDPHGDHLTLLNVYNGWKNAGFNNSWCFENFIQARQIKRAQDVRQQLMGIMNRYKHRIVSCGRDTMKVRQSLCTGFFRNAARKDPQEGYKTLVEGTPVYMHPSSAMFGKPAEHVIYHTLVLTTKEYMHCTTAIEPKWLVEAAPTFFKVAPTDRLSKRKKAERIQPLHNRFAGEDDWRISAQRRQGRGGGGGTWG
- a CDS encoding Mitochondrial ATP-dependent RNA helicase Suv3, putative, translating into MQPWTGGSRSLCAFRPLTHFAVRPFTTTSILQRSKKSKPDISTDRKADTKRGKTAVGGSSGRSVRQDIAAARDFNELVEATLRDIYSKLNKSGESLEVWIQFERQIKNACKSDDKKASAHWGPLRHIKVALQKAYLASGLQGLREEVEYMQYSENLTARFSAPILAAQQEVADLRWPAEWYPRARSMQRTIHLHVGPTNSGKTYHALQRLAKSKNGFYAGPLRLLAQEVYHRFKADGVPCSLVTGDDVKFPDDDQVPRITSNTVEMVSLGQEYDVGVIDEIQMIANSSRGWAWTRAFLGAQVAELHLCGETRAVPLIRELCALTGDNLEVHRYERLNALEVMPHSLKGNLNSLEKGDCIVVFSRKGIHAMKADIEKTTGRRAAIVYGGLPAEIRTQQANLFNDPDNDYDFLVASDAIGMGLNLSCKRVIFDTLVKRVPTGLQRLTVPEIKQIGGRAGRYRPANATESTNEEPNVGLISCLEEVDLPYIQQAMKLEPPPLSAAGIFPPESVFRKFAAYFPPGVPFEYLIKRVLEIAKVNPLFFLCDPSSQLENAEIIDTVKGLPFEDQLKFMVSPMDRKSSGSRDVTGAMADCVAEHLEGRLLDIAYLNLEVIEQPVSGSNDYLHDLESLHRAVILYLWLSFRFGGVFTDRTLASHVKELVEERMVRALTEFSANKRLRKGASLKRQIALQKQLLEQERMGVAGDWMKPSGEGEQMEINLPEEAASEVAEAAEGESSDAELSLFESSPEAEGKGENLSSDLDDSESDPTESYYDTEVPKE